The DNA region AATCTTTTTTGCTTAACCAGTCCCATATTTATAAAATGTGGTACACACAAGGAGGCAAGGAATTTCTCAAAGAATTAAGCAATAACAAAGAATATATTAAAAAAATTGCCCTATGGGTACTCGAAAACTCTGTGCTTTTTCACATTGATGAAAGAAATTTTTTGTATATACACGCTGGTATTCCAGCTGATGATGAAGGAATTCCTTTAATTTCAATGGATAAAATAGGAGAATTCCAGATAGAATTAGAATCTATACAGGCGGAAATATCAAGTTGCGAATCTTTCTTTAATCATGAAAATAATTGCATAAGAATATTGAATTTTATTGAAGCAGCTAATGATTTAATGTGGATAAGAACAGATGCTTGGATTTGCAAAATGATAAATAAAGGAAACATTAACTCCTATTTTGAAATAGAAAATGATCATAAATTAAAACTATTTGAAATTATTAATTATAATTATAAAAAACGAAATCCAAAAATAAATAGTAATAGAATTGAAAAAATAGTTTCAGCATATTGGCCTAATGTTTTATTCAGAAATCAAGAAAAATTTAAAGCAGCTGGAATTAAATTTAAGTTTGTTAAATCTAATGCCGAGGCTTATCCAAATAAATTAAATTTATTTCTATCATTACTTGGCATCAATGGATTTGTGTTTGGGCATGAACATTTCTTGAGTATTCTCGATATTGATCACAAAATATTTTGTATTGATGTAGATGATGGAGATGCTGGGTTCCTTATTTTTAATAAAAACGGAATTTGGTTTAACCCTAAAAACAGAAAAGAATTAGAACAAATTGCGACAAAACAGGAAATCCTTATGGGTTTGTAGATGAAGCAATTAGATGGATTTGAGGTAGATATGGAATTTCCAATAGTAAAACCAAAAGGTATAAAGCAAATTTCAAGTTTTATGCCTAATTCTTTAATGATAAGCAGCAGCTCTGATTTAAATTATATTTCAAAGTTGCATATTAGAGAATCAATAAAAAATATATCTTTTTTGATGAGCAATTTATATGCAGTAAAAGGTGAAGTTTCTAATTATTGTTTAGTTGGCCCCTTTATTGGAGCCCCCTATGCCATAATTCTATTTGAAACACTTGTCGCGTCTGGGGCTAAGTTTATAATAATGATAGGATGGTGTGGTTCTATTTGTGATGAAGTAAAAATTGGAGATATAATTGTTCCATCAAAAGCTATAATTGATGAAGGAACTTCAATTCATTATGGTTGCCAATTAAATGAAATGGTTGATTGTTCTAACACCGCTTCTAATAGCTTAAAAAAAATGATGCGAAAAAAAGAAATCAATTTTATAGATTGCCCAATATGGACTACTGATGCAATTTATAGGGAAACTCCTTCAAAAATCGAGTATTTTAAAAAAAAAGGAGCTAAAGCAGTTGATATGGAAACATCAGCTTTTTTTTCTTCAGCCAGGCACCATAATGTAGATATTGGTTGCGTGTTAATTGTATCAGATGAATTATCAAGTTTAAAATGGAACCCAGGATTTCAAAATAATAAGTTTGTTGAAAGCCGCAAGTTAGTCTGTGATGCTTTATATGATTATATGATTAATGGCTTTTCAGATTAAAACTGAACTTTATGAAGAGTATTTAATAGTTAACCATTTTTATAATTAAATATACTCAATCATATTCAAAATAATTATTAAATTTTAAAATAAAACTTAAAACTTGACCAAAAAGAAAAAAAAATGATAATAAGTAAAATTTAAACAGGAATGTTTCCTGTGTGACGTTACTAAGACGCATTAGAGATAAAATATGAGCGATATAGTGCTCGCCTGTTTTTAAAAATTATATCGTAAAATATTTAAACGATAAGTTATTTTTAATGTAGTTGTTAGTAATCACTGTCAACCGTTGAGTTGACCTGTCGCCGATTGGAAAGGCTGGGCGTTTGGTTGCCTATTAAAAC from Desulfobacterales bacterium includes:
- a CDS encoding metallophosphoesterase, encoding MSGQYDFTKIILNRYLMDLQAEGYYSKFMYALKIIYSAAKSSENVDVINDITMLQGMSAIDTFEGISLKDFLARINKLEILPPYISIVNDLQVIYERIEKYRLIKEESLKKYKDIIENDICTDTIIFGDKHGRADGLELILSIVREYDKKGKKLNVISLGDNFDRGNQNFKTFKLLQELRMIANANPNINFILCLGNHDIMLIQSFLLNQSHIYKMWYTQGGKEFLKELSNNKEYIKKIALWVLENSVLFHIDERNFLYIHAGIPADDEGIPLISMDKIGEFQIELESIQAEISSCESFFNHENNCIRILNFIEAANDLMWIRTDAWICKMINKGNINSYFEIENDHKLKLFEIINYNYKKRNPKINSNRIEKIVSAYWPNVLFRNQEKFKAAGIKFKFVKSNAEAYPNKLNLFLSLLGINGFVFGHEHFLSILDIDHKIFCIDVDDGDAGFLIFNKNGIWFNPKNRKELEQIATKQEILMGL
- a CDS encoding nucleoside phosphorylase, producing MKQLDGFEVDMEFPIVKPKGIKQISSFMPNSLMISSSSDLNYISKLHIRESIKNISFLMSNLYAVKGEVSNYCLVGPFIGAPYAIILFETLVASGAKFIIMIGWCGSICDEVKIGDIIVPSKAIIDEGTSIHYGCQLNEMVDCSNTASNSLKKMMRKKEINFIDCPIWTTDAIYRETPSKIEYFKKKGAKAVDMETSAFFSSARHHNVDIGCVLIVSDELSSLKWNPGFQNNKFVESRKLVCDALYDYMINGFSD